One Anthonomus grandis grandis chromosome 15, icAntGran1.3, whole genome shotgun sequence DNA segment encodes these proteins:
- the LOC126745289 gene encoding histone H2A, sperm-like, protein MNEASTAWTRLETIKLRAINEELFYEESLNIVLIQEAIRYNRLLVVIKVSLNDLLKALKGLVVMSEALENLSLSLFTNKVPEMWASKAYPSLKPLGRIHRLLRKGNYAERVGVGAPVYLAAVMEYLAAEVLELAGNAARDNKKTRIIPRHLQLAIRNDEELNKLLSGVTIAQGGVLPNIQAVLLPKKTDNKAK, encoded by the exons atgaatgaggcttcaactgcctggacgaggTTAGAAACGATTAAACTGCGAGCTATTAATGAGGAATTATTTTATGAGGAATCGCTTAATATAGTACTCATACAGGAAGCGATCAGATACAACAGACTGTTAGTGGTAATTAAAGTGTCCCTAAACGATTTGCTTAAAGCCTTGAAGGGTCTTGTGGTCATGTCAGAGGCCCTAGAAAATTTGTCCTTAAGTCTCTTTACTAATAAAGTACCAGAGATGTGGGCCAGTAAAGCTTATCCGTCATTAAAACCCTTGG GCCGTATCCATCGTTTACTTCGGAAGGGCAACTATGCTGAACGAGTTGGTGTCGGTGCTCCCGTCTATTTGGCAGCAGTGATGGAATACCTTGCAGCTGAAGTATTGGAATTGGCTGGTAACGCAGCCAGGGACAACAAGAAAACGAGGATAATCCCAAGACATTTACAGTTAGCTATCCGTAATGACGAAGAATTGAACAAACTACTCTCCGGTGTTACTATCGCTCAAGGTGGTGTACTGCCAAATATCCAAGCTGTTTTATTGCCAAAGAAAACTGACAACAAAGCTAAATAA